A genomic segment from Luteibacter aegosomatis encodes:
- the coaBC gene encoding bifunctional phosphopantothenoylcysteine decarboxylase/phosphopantothenate--cysteine ligase CoaBC, translating into MSLRQRRILIGVTGGIAAYKVCELVRRLRDLEAEVRVVMTEGATHFVTPTTFQALSGQPVRVSLWDEHGEAAMGHIELAKWAERLLIAPASADTLARLAHGFADDLLTTVALATAAPVYVAPAMNQQMWAHPAVQANVGTLRVRGVGILGPADGDQACGDIGSGRMLEPHELRDLLVASFGDRPLRGRKVVVSAGPTYEDIDPVRFIGNRSSGRMGFAVAAAARDAGADVTLVAGPVSLPTPPGVERVDVRSARQMHDAVLFASEGCDIYIGAAAVGDYRPAEVAGHKLKKVDGSPLHLELAENPDIIAALAARKDHPFLVGFAAETRELAQYAQDKLRRKGLDMIAANDVGEGRGFEVADNALHLYWADGDAALPRMPKTELARQLVARIAERFLSGNGRTP; encoded by the coding sequence CTTCGCCAGCGTCGCATCCTGATCGGCGTCACCGGCGGCATCGCTGCCTACAAGGTGTGCGAGCTCGTTCGCCGCCTGCGCGACCTCGAGGCCGAGGTTCGCGTCGTGATGACCGAAGGCGCCACGCACTTCGTCACGCCGACCACGTTCCAGGCCCTCTCCGGCCAGCCGGTGCGGGTGAGCCTCTGGGACGAGCACGGCGAGGCCGCCATGGGGCACATCGAACTGGCCAAATGGGCCGAGCGCCTGCTGATCGCCCCGGCCAGCGCCGATACCCTCGCCCGCCTGGCGCACGGTTTCGCCGACGACCTGCTCACCACGGTGGCGCTCGCCACGGCGGCGCCGGTCTATGTCGCGCCCGCCATGAACCAGCAGATGTGGGCCCATCCGGCCGTGCAGGCCAACGTCGGCACGCTGCGCGTGCGTGGCGTGGGCATCCTGGGTCCGGCCGACGGCGACCAGGCCTGCGGCGACATCGGCTCGGGGCGCATGCTCGAACCGCACGAGCTGCGCGACCTGCTGGTGGCGTCCTTCGGCGACCGGCCGCTCAGGGGGCGCAAGGTGGTGGTCAGCGCGGGCCCGACCTACGAAGACATCGATCCGGTACGTTTCATCGGCAACCGCAGCTCCGGGCGCATGGGTTTCGCCGTGGCCGCCGCGGCACGCGACGCGGGGGCGGACGTCACCCTGGTCGCGGGTCCCGTCTCCCTGCCCACGCCACCTGGCGTCGAACGCGTCGACGTGCGCAGCGCGCGCCAGATGCACGACGCGGTGCTCTTCGCCAGCGAGGGCTGCGACATCTACATCGGCGCCGCCGCGGTGGGCGACTATCGGCCCGCCGAGGTCGCCGGCCACAAGCTGAAGAAGGTCGACGGTTCGCCGTTGCACCTGGAACTGGCCGAAAACCCCGACATCATCGCGGCGCTGGCGGCACGGAAGGATCATCCGTTCCTCGTCGGGTTCGCGGCGGAAACGCGAGAACTGGCGCAGTACGCGCAGGACAAGCTGCGCCGGAAGGGCCTGGACATGATCGCCGCGAACGACGTGGGCGAAGGGCGTGGTTTCGAGGTGGCGGACAACGCGCTGCACCTTTACTGGGCCGACGGCGACGCGGCGCTGCCGCGCATGCCCAAGACCGAGC